The Ciona intestinalis unplaced genomic scaffold, KH HT000034.2, whole genome shotgun sequence genome has a segment encoding these proteins:
- the LOC100182943 gene encoding 4-coumarate--CoA ligase-like 8 isoform X1, whose amino-acid sequence MELKSLYQDIEIPKRNFVKYILETIEDYGSSTAWIDDDQDGKVYSFLTIRESVLKCSDSFHKDGVCPGDVVVVMGKNKPEQRILTLAAMYCGAVVFPCNYLSSAEELQRLFRIQKPDLFIVDTWCFEILNDVRGEITDNKIYVIGESSKHKTYKQILDNGLLDEGSRICTGEDDAIIMLVCSSGTTGPPKIIQINSYSVEAGLAMLRATYKTARSHIIYSMTSMYNIGVLYLTAEFLLQGCALVFTHSPTAQSMLAAVEKYKITGIIGLPPILVDVINQDVAKDYDIRTLDYILVGGAPFAEALKSILKKKLNLSAVIDGKST is encoded by the exons ATGgagttaaaaagtttataccAAGATATTGAAATACCAAAACgaaactttgtaaaatatattttggaaaCAATTGAAGACTATGGAAGTTCAACAGCTTGG ATCGACGACGACCAAGATGGGAAAGTTTACTCATTTCTTACGATTCGTGAATCGGTTTTAAAATGTAGCGACTCGTTTCACAAAGATGGCGTTTGTCCTGGTGACGTGGTTGTAGTAATGGGGAAGAACAAACCAGAGCAGAGAATCCTTACACTAGCTGCTATGTATTGTGGGGCGGTAGTGTTCCCTTGTAATTATTTGTCTTCGGCAG AAGAACTACAACGACTGTTCAGAATACAAAAACCAGATTTATTCATTGTCGATACATGGTGCTTCGAAATACTGAATGACGTCAGAGGGGAAATAACTGATAACAAA ATATACGTCATAGGGGAATCAAGCAAGCACAAGACGTATAAACAAATACTTGACAATGGTTTACTTGACG AAGGTTCGAGAATATGTACCGGCGAAGACGATGCAATAATCATGTTGGTTTGTTCTAGTGGAACTACTGGTCCACCAAAGATTATTCAAATCAATAGTTATTCTGTTGAAGCTGGTTTGGCAATGTTGCG AGCAACTTACAAAACCGCACGGTCACACATCATTTACTCCATGACATCAATGTACAATATCGGAGTGTTATACCTCACTGCTGAATTCCTTTTACAAGGTTGTGCTTTGGTATTCACACACAGCCCGACAGCTCAATCAATGCTAGCTGCTGTTGAAAAGTACAAG ATAACAGGAATTATCGGGTTACCCCCAATACTGgttgacgtcatcaaccaAGACGTAGCAAAGGATTATGACATCAGAACATTGGATTACATCTTAGTAGGCGGTGCTCCATTTGCAGAAGCATTAAAAtcgattttgaaaaaaaaacttaatctTTCAGCTGTCATCGATGGTAAGAGTActtaa
- the LOC100182943 gene encoding 4-coumarate--CoA ligase-like 8 isoform X2: MELKSLYQDIEIPKRNFVKYILETIEDYGSSTAWIDDDQDGKVYSFLTIRESVLKCSDSFHKDGVCPGDVVVVMGKNKPEQRILTLAAMYCGAVVFPCNYLSSAEELQRLFRIQKPDLFIVDTWCFEILNDVRGEITDNKIYVIGESSKHKTYKQILDNGLLDGSRICTGEDDAIIMLVCSSGTTGPPKIIQINSYSVEAGLAMLRATYKTARSHIIYSMTSMYNIGVLYLTAEFLLQGCALVFTHSPTAQSMLAAVEKYKITGIIGLPPILVDVINQDVAKDYDIRTLDYILVGGAPFAEALKSILKKKLNLSAVIDGKST, from the exons ATGgagttaaaaagtttataccAAGATATTGAAATACCAAAACgaaactttgtaaaatatattttggaaaCAATTGAAGACTATGGAAGTTCAACAGCTTGG ATCGACGACGACCAAGATGGGAAAGTTTACTCATTTCTTACGATTCGTGAATCGGTTTTAAAATGTAGCGACTCGTTTCACAAAGATGGCGTTTGTCCTGGTGACGTGGTTGTAGTAATGGGGAAGAACAAACCAGAGCAGAGAATCCTTACACTAGCTGCTATGTATTGTGGGGCGGTAGTGTTCCCTTGTAATTATTTGTCTTCGGCAG AAGAACTACAACGACTGTTCAGAATACAAAAACCAGATTTATTCATTGTCGATACATGGTGCTTCGAAATACTGAATGACGTCAGAGGGGAAATAACTGATAACAAA ATATACGTCATAGGGGAATCAAGCAAGCACAAGACGTATAAACAAATACTTGACAATGGTTTACTTGACG GTTCGAGAATATGTACCGGCGAAGACGATGCAATAATCATGTTGGTTTGTTCTAGTGGAACTACTGGTCCACCAAAGATTATTCAAATCAATAGTTATTCTGTTGAAGCTGGTTTGGCAATGTTGCG AGCAACTTACAAAACCGCACGGTCACACATCATTTACTCCATGACATCAATGTACAATATCGGAGTGTTATACCTCACTGCTGAATTCCTTTTACAAGGTTGTGCTTTGGTATTCACACACAGCCCGACAGCTCAATCAATGCTAGCTGCTGTTGAAAAGTACAAG ATAACAGGAATTATCGGGTTACCCCCAATACTGgttgacgtcatcaaccaAGACGTAGCAAAGGATTATGACATCAGAACATTGGATTACATCTTAGTAGGCGGTGCTCCATTTGCAGAAGCATTAAAAtcgattttgaaaaaaaaacttaatctTTCAGCTGTCATCGATGGTAAGAGTActtaa